In Meiothermus ruber DSM 1279, the following proteins share a genomic window:
- a CDS encoding DEAD/DEAH box helicase, translating into MNVFDLRNNLIGDYRRFITSFVRIRDDRIAAYVQARLQEGALWPDPLVQLNPTFAPGAALERLVEEGLLHPETLRIFRLKDRPDQPLLKLHRHQEEAIRTAARGENYVVTTGTGSGKSLTYLIPIVNHVLQRGNGQGIQAIVVYPMNALANSQMNELDKFVNEGYPDRKGPVRFARYTGQESEAERAEILSRPPDILLTNYVMLDLILTRPRDKNLIHAARGLKFLVLDELHTYRGRQGADVALLVRRLRERLEAHHLLCIGTSATMASSGGRKERQGTIADVATRIFGLPVKPENVIGETLQRITQPYDFTDPTVIARLRERVQSAAPPAQGFEAFVQDPLASWIEQELGLGEEESVLVRRTPRPITGPEGLAAQLAKLVGLPQEQCQRVLEAYLLAGYRLTNPGTGLRTFAFRLHQFISRGDTVYASLGPPQERYITLQAQKFVPEDRSKVLLPLAFCRECGQEFYTVWRITGSEGSYYEARRLSDRYSESGAEPGFLYPGDWPTDEEEITERVPEDWLEPLEREIKRDKRKKLPRPVRLTPDGRELASGQPPGEDVQLLHYLEAPFEFCPCCGVAYGARQASDFGKLATLGSEGRATATTVLSLSTVLHLRKTELPREAQKLLSFTDHRQDASLQAGHFNDFVQTGLLRGALYRAVEAAGPQGLRHDHLTQKVFEALGLELAEYASNPEVKFGARQDTDRALRDVLGYRIYRDLLRGWRITAPNLEQVDLLRIDYESLDELCRAEEEWRGAHPATPPPRGARGAAEGGPGAAGLPAARAGHQGRLPPPRLPGSHAPGQQRPADSPLGPGGERAARVRPRGLPAPQPPWRQPRGGVHLPTGWLRPVPAAQHHLSRVCPEERGQRGHHQGAAAAPRRGRAGRAGGSRWGRLPGGGRGLHLAARRR; encoded by the coding sequence AAGCTGCACCGTCACCAGGAGGAGGCCATCCGCACCGCAGCACGCGGAGAAAACTACGTGGTCACTACGGGGACGGGCTCCGGCAAGAGCCTGACCTACCTCATTCCCATCGTCAACCACGTGCTCCAGCGGGGCAACGGCCAGGGCATCCAGGCCATCGTGGTCTACCCCATGAACGCCCTGGCCAACAGTCAGATGAACGAGCTCGATAAGTTCGTCAACGAGGGCTACCCCGACCGCAAAGGCCCGGTGCGGTTTGCGCGCTACACGGGGCAGGAAAGCGAGGCCGAGCGGGCGGAGATCCTCTCCCGGCCCCCGGACATCCTGCTGACCAACTACGTCATGCTTGACCTCATCCTTACCCGGCCCCGTGACAAGAACCTGATCCATGCGGCCAGGGGACTCAAATTCCTGGTGCTCGACGAACTCCACACCTACCGCGGGCGCCAGGGGGCCGACGTGGCCCTGCTGGTGCGCCGGCTGCGGGAGCGCCTCGAGGCCCATCATCTGCTCTGTATCGGCACCTCGGCCACCATGGCCAGCAGCGGCGGGCGGAAGGAGCGCCAGGGCACTATCGCCGATGTGGCCACGCGCATCTTTGGCCTTCCGGTAAAGCCTGAAAACGTCATCGGCGAGACCTTGCAGCGCATTACCCAACCCTATGACTTCACAGACCCCACCGTGATCGCACGCCTGCGCGAGCGGGTGCAGTCTGCGGCTCCGCCAGCGCAGGGCTTTGAGGCCTTCGTGCAGGATCCCCTGGCGAGCTGGATTGAGCAGGAACTGGGGCTTGGCGAGGAAGAAAGCGTGCTGGTGCGTCGGACTCCCCGGCCCATCACCGGCCCGGAGGGCCTGGCCGCGCAGCTGGCAAAGCTGGTTGGCCTGCCCCAGGAACAGTGCCAGCGGGTACTGGAGGCATATCTGCTGGCCGGATACCGACTGACCAACCCCGGGACGGGCCTGCGAACCTTCGCTTTTCGGCTGCACCAGTTCATCAGCCGCGGTGATACCGTCTACGCCTCGCTGGGCCCGCCGCAGGAGCGCTACATCACCCTGCAGGCCCAGAAGTTCGTGCCCGAGGATCGCTCAAAGGTCTTGCTGCCCCTGGCCTTCTGCCGCGAGTGCGGGCAGGAGTTCTACACGGTTTGGCGCATTACGGGCTCGGAAGGTTCTTACTATGAGGCCCGCCGGCTCAGCGACCGTTACTCGGAGTCCGGGGCTGAACCGGGGTTCCTGTACCCCGGCGACTGGCCTACCGACGAAGAAGAGATCACGGAGCGCGTACCGGAGGACTGGCTCGAGCCCCTCGAGCGTGAAATCAAGCGGGATAAGCGCAAGAAGCTGCCCCGGCCGGTCAGGCTGACGCCGGACGGCCGCGAGCTGGCCTCGGGTCAGCCGCCCGGGGAGGATGTGCAGCTTCTGCACTACCTCGAGGCCCCCTTCGAGTTCTGCCCCTGCTGCGGGGTGGCCTACGGGGCGCGGCAGGCCTCGGACTTCGGCAAGCTGGCCACCCTGGGATCGGAAGGGCGGGCCACGGCCACCACCGTACTCTCCCTGTCCACCGTGCTGCACCTGCGCAAGACCGAGCTGCCCCGGGAAGCCCAGAAGCTCCTATCCTTCACCGACCACCGCCAGGACGCCTCGCTGCAGGCGGGCCACTTCAACGACTTTGTGCAGACCGGGCTGTTGCGGGGGGCGCTGTACCGCGCTGTGGAAGCGGCCGGCCCCCAGGGGCTGCGCCACGACCACCTCACCCAGAAGGTCTTCGAGGCGCTGGGGCTCGAGCTGGCCGAGTACGCCAGCAACCCCGAGGTCAAGTTCGGCGCCCGGCAGGACACCGACCGGGCCCTGCGCGATGTGCTGGGCTACCGCATCTACCGCGATCTGCTGCGCGGCTGGCGCATCACCGCGCCCAACCTCGAGCAGGTCGACCTACTGCGCATCGACTACGAGTCGCTGGACGAGCTGTGCCGCGCGGAGGAGGAGTGGCGGGGGGCCCACCCCGCCACTCCTCCTCCGCGCGGCGCCAGAGGTGCGGCAGAAGGTGGCCCGGGTGCTGCTGGACTACCTGCGGCGCGAGCTGGCCATCAAGGTCGATTACCTCCACCCCGACTTCCAGGATCGCATGCGCCAGGCCAGCAGCGCCCGGCTGATAGCCCCCTGGGCCCTGGAGGAGAACGAGCGGCTCGAGTACGCCCGCGTGGCCTACCCGCGCCCCAGCCGCCCTGGCGACAGCCGCGAGGCGGTGTACATCTCCCCACGGGGTGGCTTCGGCCAGTACCTGCGGCGCAGCACCACCTTTCCCGGGTTTGCCCTGAAGAGCGCGGACAGCGAGGTCATCATCAAGGAGCTGCTGCAGCGCCTCGTCGTGGCCGGGCTGGTCGAGCGGGTGGATCCCGATGGGGACGGCTACCAGGTGGTGGCCGCGGCCTTCATCTGGCGGCCCGGCGACGGTAG